In one Pseudomonas sp. MM211 genomic region, the following are encoded:
- the rplJ gene encoding 50S ribosomal protein L10: MAIKLEDKKAIVAEVNEAAKAALSAVVADARGVTVSAMTGLRKEARASGVYVRVVRNTLLRRAVEGTQYDVLNDVFKGPTLIAFSNEHPGAAARIFKEFAKGQDKFEIKAAAFEGQFLAANQIDVLATLPTYDEAISQLMSVIQGATSKLARTLAAVRDQKEAAAA, translated from the coding sequence GTGGCAATTAAACTCGAAGACAAGAAGGCCATCGTCGCTGAAGTCAACGAGGCTGCCAAAGCTGCCCTGTCTGCTGTTGTGGCTGATGCCCGCGGCGTGACCGTAAGCGCTATGACCGGACTCCGTAAAGAGGCCCGCGCATCTGGTGTGTACGTACGTGTTGTACGTAATACCCTGCTGCGCCGCGCTGTTGAAGGCACTCAATATGATGTGCTCAACGACGTGTTCAAAGGCCCGACCCTGATTGCTTTCTCCAACGAACATCCGGGTGCTGCTGCCCGTATCTTCAAAGAGTTCGCTAAGGGTCAGGACAAGTTCGAGATCAAGGCAGCTGCGTTCGAGGGTCAGTTCCTCGCAGCCAATCAGATCGACGTACTGGCAACTCTGCCGACTTATGACGAAGCCATTTCCCAGCTGATGAGCGTGATTCAAGGCGCTACCAGCAAACTGGCTCGTACTTTGGCGGCCGTTCGCGATCAGAAAGAAGCCGCCGCCGCTTAA
- the rplA gene encoding 50S ribosomal protein L1, giving the protein MAKLTKRQKAIAAKVEPGKAYSFVEAAALLAEISAVKFSESVDIAINLGVDPRKSDQVVRGATVLPNGTGKSVRVAVFTQGPGAEAALAAGADRVGMDDLAAEMKAGDLNYDVVIASPDAMRVVGQLGQVLGPRGLMPNPKVGTVTPDVATAVKNAKAGQVRFRTDKNGIIHSSVGKVGFEADKLKQNVEALLADLKRLKPSTSKGIYVKRVTLSTTMGPGLVIDQGSLDA; this is encoded by the coding sequence ATGGCTAAGCTGACTAAGCGCCAAAAGGCTATCGCGGCCAAAGTAGAGCCGGGCAAGGCTTACAGCTTCGTCGAAGCTGCTGCTCTGCTGGCTGAAATCTCCGCTGTCAAGTTCTCCGAGTCCGTTGATATCGCTATCAACCTCGGTGTTGATCCGCGTAAATCAGATCAGGTTGTTCGTGGCGCTACAGTGCTGCCGAACGGCACTGGCAAAAGCGTTCGCGTTGCCGTGTTCACCCAGGGCCCGGGCGCTGAAGCTGCTCTGGCTGCCGGCGCTGACCGTGTAGGCATGGACGATCTGGCTGCTGAAATGAAAGCCGGCGACCTGAACTATGACGTGGTCATCGCCTCTCCGGATGCCATGCGCGTTGTTGGCCAGTTGGGCCAGGTTCTCGGCCCGCGCGGCCTGATGCCTAACCCGAAAGTCGGCACTGTGACTCCGGACGTTGCTACTGCAGTCAAGAATGCCAAGGCTGGTCAGGTGCGTTTCCGTACTGACAAGAACGGCATCATCCATAGCTCCGTTGGCAAGGTTGGCTTTGAAGCCGACAAGCTGAAACAGAACGTGGAAGCACTGCTGGCCGACCTGAAGCGCCTGAAGCCTTCGACCTCGAAAGGCATCTACGTCAAGCGCGTGACCCTGAGCACCACTATGGGCCCGGGTCTGGTGATTGACCAAGGTTCGCTGGACGCTTAA
- the secE gene encoding preprotein translocase subunit SecE, whose product MNVKSEAKDSRFDLLKWIVAALLVVVGVVGNQYFSGEPILYRVVALLVLAVAAAAVALQTAKGQAFFALVKEARVEIRKVVWPSRQETTQTTLIVVLVVLVMALMLWGLDSLLGWLVSFIVS is encoded by the coding sequence ATGAATGTTAAGTCTGAAGCCAAAGACTCTCGCTTCGATCTGCTTAAGTGGATTGTGGCGGCCCTGCTTGTGGTTGTAGGGGTGGTCGGTAATCAGTACTTCTCTGGTGAACCGATTCTGTACCGTGTCGTTGCATTGCTGGTTCTGGCGGTAGCTGCTGCTGCTGTTGCCCTGCAGACGGCCAAGGGTCAGGCGTTTTTTGCCCTGGTCAAAGAAGCCCGCGTCGAGATTCGCAAGGTTGTCTGGCCAAGTCGTCAGGAAACCACGCAAACCACGCTGATCGTCGTCCTAGTCGTGCTTGTCATGGCTTTGATGTTGTGGGGGCTCGATTCGCTCCTCGGTTGGCTTGTGTCGTTTATCGTAAGTTGA
- the nusG gene encoding transcription termination/antitermination protein NusG, giving the protein MAKRWYVVHAYSGYEKHVMRSLIERVKFAGMEDDFGEILVPTEEVVEMRNGQKRKSERKFFPGYVLVQMEMNEATWHLIKDTPRVMGFIGGTADKPAPITEKEADAILRRVADNGDKPKPKTLFEPGEMVRVVDGPFADFSGVVEEVNYEKSRIQVAVTIFGRSTPVELEFSQVEKS; this is encoded by the coding sequence GTGGCTAAGCGTTGGTACGTTGTGCATGCTTACTCGGGCTACGAGAAGCATGTAATGCGTTCGCTGATCGAGCGCGTAAAGTTCGCCGGAATGGAAGATGATTTCGGCGAGATTCTGGTTCCCACTGAAGAAGTGGTTGAAATGCGTAATGGCCAGAAGCGCAAGAGCGAGCGAAAGTTCTTTCCTGGTTATGTGTTAGTGCAGATGGAAATGAACGAGGCTACCTGGCACTTGATCAAAGATACCCCGCGCGTCATGGGGTTCATTGGTGGTACTGCCGATAAGCCTGCGCCTATCACTGAAAAAGAAGCTGACGCTATTCTGCGTCGTGTTGCCGATAATGGTGACAAGCCGAAGCCAAAAACCTTGTTCGAACCGGGCGAGATGGTTCGTGTGGTCGATGGCCCGTTTGCTGATTTCAGTGGCGTCGTCGAAGAAGTGAATTACGAGAAAAGCCGTATCCAGGTGGCAGTGACCATTTTTGGTCGTTCAACACCGGTCGAGCTGGAGTTTAGTCAGGTCGAGAAGTCGTAA
- the rplK gene encoding 50S ribosomal protein L11 yields MAKKITAYIKLQVKAAQANPSPPVGPALGQHGVNIMEFCKAFNAKTQGMEPGLPTPVIITVYSDRSFTFETKSTPASVLLKKAAGLTSGSARPNTVKVGTVTRAQLEEIAKTKQADLTAADMDAAVRTIAGSARSMGLNVEGV; encoded by the coding sequence ATGGCTAAGAAAATCACGGCTTATATCAAGCTGCAAGTAAAGGCCGCTCAGGCCAACCCGTCGCCACCCGTCGGCCCGGCTCTGGGTCAGCACGGCGTGAATATCATGGAATTCTGCAAGGCGTTCAACGCCAAGACTCAGGGCATGGAACCTGGTCTGCCGACTCCAGTGATCATCACTGTTTACAGCGACCGTAGCTTCACCTTTGAAACTAAGAGCACCCCAGCTTCCGTGCTGCTGAAAAAAGCAGCCGGTCTGACCAGCGGTTCGGCTCGTCCGAATACCGTCAAGGTCGGTACCGTTACTCGTGCCCAGCTCGAAGAGATCGCCAAGACCAAGCAGGCTGATCTGACTGCAGCTGATATGGATGCAGCCGTGCGTACTATCGCCGGTTCTGCTCGTAGCATGGGCCTCAACGTGGAGGGTGTGTAA
- the rplL gene encoding 50S ribosomal protein L7/L12, which translates to MALSNEDIIEAIGQKTVLEVVELIKAMEEKFGVTAAAASAGPAAVAAVAEEQTEFNVILTEAGEKKVNVIKAVRELTGLGLKEAKAVVDGAPGVVKEGVSKDEAEAAKKALEEAGAKVELK; encoded by the coding sequence ATGGCTCTGTCTAACGAAGACATCATCGAAGCAATCGGCCAGAAAACCGTTCTGGAAGTTGTTGAACTGATCAAAGCAATGGAAGAGAAGTTTGGCGTTACTGCCGCTGCTGCTTCCGCTGGCCCAGCTGCTGTTGCTGCTGTTGCTGAAGAGCAAACCGAGTTCAACGTCATTCTGACCGAAGCTGGCGAGAAGAAAGTGAACGTCATCAAGGCTGTTCGCGAACTGACCGGTCTGGGTCTGAAAGAAGCTAAAGCAGTTGTTGACGGCGCTCCTGGCGTGGTCAAAGAAGGCGTGTCGAAAGACGAAGCCGAAGCTGCCAAAAAAGCTCTGGAAGAAGCAGGCGCCAAAGTCGAGCTCAAGTAA
- the rpoB gene encoding DNA-directed RNA polymerase subunit beta: MAYSYTEKKRIRKDFSKLPDVMDVPYLLAIQLDSYREFLQQGASKEQFRDIGLHAAFKSVFPIISYSGNAALEYVGYRLGEPAFDVKECTLRGVTYAVPLRVKVRLIIFDKESSNKAIKDIKEQEVYMGEIPLMTENGTFVINGTERVIVSQLHRSPGVFFDHDRGKTHSSGKLLYSARIIPYRGSWLDFEFDPKDAVFVRIDRRRKLPASVLLRALGYSTEEVLDAFYTTNVFHVKGEGLSLELVPHRLRGEIASQDILDGAGKVIVEQGRRITARHINQLDKAGIKELDVPFDYLIGRTSAKAIVHPATGEILCECNTELSVELLAKIAKAQVVRIETLYTNDIDCGPFISDTLKIDSTTNQLEALVEIYRMMRPGEPPTKDAAETLFNNLFFSPERYDLSAVGRMKFNRRIGRTEIEGSGVLCKEDIVAVLKTLVDIRNGKGIVDDIDHLGNRRVRCVGEMAENQFRVGLVRVERAVKERLSMAESEGLMPQDLINAKPVAAAVKEFFGSSQLSQFMDQNNPLSEITHKRRVSALGPGGLTRERAGFEVRDVHPTHYGRVCPIETPEGPNIGLINSLAAYARTNQYGFLESPYRVVQEGKVTDEIVFLSAIEEADHVIAQASATLNDKGQLIDELVAVRHLNEFTVKAPEDVTLMDVSPKQVVSVAASLIPFLEHDDANRALMGSNMQRQAVPTLRADKPLVGTGMERNVARDSGVCVVARRGGVIDSVDASRIVVRVANDEVETGEAGVDIYNLTKYTRSNQNTCINQRPLVKKGDVVVRSDIMADGPSTDMGELALGQNMRVAFMPWNGYNFEDSILLSERVVQEDRFTTIHIQELTCVARDTKLGPEEISADIPNVGEAALNKLDEAGIVYVGAEVGPGDILVGKVTPKGETQLTPEEKLLRAIFGEKASDVKDTSLRVPTGTKGTVIDVQVFTRDGVERDARALSIEKSQLDEIRKDLNEEFRIVEGATFERLRAALVGKVAEGGAGLKKGAAITDEVLDGLERGQWFKLRMAEDALNEQLEKAQAYISDRRQLLDDKFEDKKRKLQQGDDLAPGVLKIVKVYLAIRRRIQPGDKMAGRHGNKGVVSVIMPVEDMPHDVHGTPVDIVLNPLGVPSRMNVGQILETHLGLAAKGLGEKINRMLEEQRKVAELRKFLHEIYNEIGGRNEQLDTFSDQEILDLAKNLRGGVPMATPVFDGAKESEIKAMLKLADLPESGQMQLIDGRTGNQFERTTTVGYMYMLKLNHLVDDKMHARSTGSYSLVTQQPLGGKAQFGGQRFGEMEVWALEAYGAAYTLQEMLTVKSDDVNGRTKMYKNIVDGDHRMEPGMPESFNVLIKEIRSLGIDIDLETE; this comes from the coding sequence ATGGCTTACTCATATACTGAGAAAAAACGTATCCGCAAGGACTTTAGCAAGTTGCCGGATGTCATGGATGTGCCTTACCTCCTGGCCATTCAGCTGGATTCGTACCGCGAATTCCTGCAGCAAGGCGCGAGCAAGGAACAGTTCCGCGACATCGGCCTGCATGCGGCCTTCAAATCTGTATTTCCGATCATCAGCTACTCCGGCAACGCTGCTCTGGAATACGTCGGTTATCGTCTCGGCGAGCCGGCGTTCGATGTCAAGGAATGCACGCTGCGCGGTGTGACCTATGCTGTCCCGCTGCGTGTGAAAGTGCGCCTGATCATTTTCGACAAAGAATCGTCGAACAAAGCGATCAAGGACATCAAGGAGCAGGAAGTGTACATGGGCGAAATTCCGCTCATGACCGAGAACGGTACCTTCGTTATCAACGGTACCGAGCGAGTGATCGTTTCCCAGCTGCACCGTTCCCCAGGTGTGTTCTTCGACCACGACCGTGGCAAGACTCACAGCTCGGGCAAGCTGCTGTATTCCGCTCGCATCATTCCTTACCGCGGTTCCTGGTTGGACTTCGAGTTCGATCCTAAGGATGCGGTATTCGTACGTATCGACCGCCGCCGCAAGCTGCCGGCTTCGGTTCTGCTGCGCGCGCTGGGCTACAGCACTGAAGAAGTGCTTGATGCCTTCTATACCACCAACGTTTTCCACGTCAAAGGTGAAGGCCTGAGCCTGGAGCTCGTCCCGCATCGTCTGCGTGGTGAAATCGCCAGCCAGGACATTCTGGACGGCGCCGGCAAGGTGATTGTTGAGCAAGGTCGTCGTATTACCGCTCGCCACATTAACCAGTTGGACAAAGCCGGTATCAAGGAGCTGGACGTACCGTTCGACTACCTGATCGGCCGCACCAGCGCCAAGGCGATCGTGCACCCGGCTACCGGTGAAATCCTCTGCGAGTGCAACACCGAGCTGTCGGTCGAGCTGCTGGCCAAGATCGCCAAGGCTCAGGTTGTCCGCATCGAGACGCTGTACACCAACGACATCGACTGTGGTCCGTTCATCAGCGACACGCTGAAGATCGATAGCACCACCAATCAGCTGGAAGCGCTGGTCGAGATCTATCGCATGATGCGTCCAGGCGAGCCGCCTACCAAGGATGCTGCTGAAACGTTGTTCAACAACCTGTTCTTCAGCCCAGAGCGGTACGACCTTTCCGCTGTTGGTCGCATGAAGTTCAACCGTCGTATCGGTCGTACCGAGATCGAAGGTTCGGGCGTGTTGTGCAAAGAAGACATCGTTGCCGTTCTGAAGACTCTGGTCGACATCCGTAACGGCAAGGGCATCGTCGATGACATCGACCACCTGGGTAACCGCCGTGTACGTTGCGTCGGTGAGATGGCCGAGAATCAGTTCCGCGTTGGCCTGGTACGTGTTGAGCGTGCGGTCAAAGAGCGTCTGTCGATGGCCGAAAGCGAAGGCCTGATGCCGCAGGATCTGATCAACGCCAAGCCGGTTGCGGCAGCGGTGAAAGAGTTCTTCGGTTCCAGCCAGCTTTCCCAGTTCATGGACCAGAACAACCCGCTTTCCGAGATCACCCACAAGCGCCGTGTATCTGCACTCGGCCCGGGCGGTCTGACCCGTGAGCGCGCAGGCTTCGAAGTCCGCGACGTACACCCGACCCATTACGGCCGTGTGTGCCCGATTGAAACGCCGGAAGGTCCGAACATCGGTCTGATCAACTCCCTGGCGGCGTATGCCCGCACCAACCAGTATGGCTTCCTGGAAAGCCCATACCGCGTTGTTCAGGAAGGCAAGGTCACCGATGAAATCGTCTTCCTGTCGGCTATCGAAGAGGCCGATCACGTTATCGCCCAGGCATCGGCGACCCTGAATGACAAGGGTCAACTGATCGACGAGCTGGTAGCTGTTCGTCACCTGAACGAGTTCACCGTCAAGGCGCCGGAAGACGTTACCTTGATGGACGTTTCGCCGAAGCAGGTTGTTTCGGTTGCAGCGTCGCTGATCCCGTTCCTGGAACACGATGACGCCAACCGTGCGTTGATGGGTTCCAACATGCAGCGTCAGGCTGTACCCACCCTGCGTGCTGATAAGCCGCTGGTTGGTACTGGCATGGAGCGCAACGTAGCGCGCGACTCGGGCGTTTGCGTCGTGGCTCGCCGCGGTGGCGTGATCGACTCCGTCGATGCCAGCCGTATCGTGGTTCGCGTTGCCAACGATGAAGTCGAAACGGGTGAAGCCGGTGTAGACATCTACAACCTGACCAAATACACCCGCTCCAACCAGAACACCTGCATCAACCAGCGTCCGCTGGTGAAGAAAGGTGATGTGGTTGTGCGTAGCGACATCATGGCTGACGGCCCGTCCACCGACATGGGTGAACTGGCGCTGGGTCAGAACATGCGCGTCGCGTTCATGCCGTGGAACGGTTACAACTTCGAAGACTCCATCCTGCTCTCCGAGCGCGTGGTTCAGGAAGACCGCTTCACCACGATCCACATCCAGGAACTGACCTGTGTGGCGCGTGATACCAAGCTCGGCCCAGAGGAAATCTCTGCGGACATCCCGAACGTCGGTGAAGCTGCACTGAACAAGCTCGACGAAGCCGGTATCGTCTACGTTGGTGCTGAAGTTGGCCCTGGCGACATTCTGGTTGGCAAGGTAACGCCGAAGGGCGAAACCCAGCTGACGCCAGAAGAGAAGCTGCTGCGTGCGATCTTCGGTGAGAAGGCCAGCGACGTTAAAGACACCTCCCTGCGCGTGCCAACCGGCACCAAAGGTACTGTTATCGACGTACAGGTCTTCACCCGTGACGGCGTCGAGCGTGATGCTCGTGCTCTGTCGATCGAGAAGAGCCAGCTGGACGAGATCCGTAAGGATCTGAACGAAGAGTTCCGCATCGTCGAAGGCGCGACCTTCGAGCGTCTGCGTGCCGCTCTGGTTGGCAAGGTCGCCGAAGGCGGCGCTGGCCTGAAGAAAGGTGCTGCGATCACTGACGAAGTGCTCGACGGTCTGGAGCGTGGCCAGTGGTTCAAGCTGCGCATGGCTGAAGATGCACTGAACGAGCAGTTGGAAAAGGCTCAGGCCTACATCTCCGACCGCCGTCAGCTGCTCGACGACAAGTTCGAAGACAAAAAGCGCAAGCTGCAGCAGGGCGATGACCTGGCTCCAGGCGTACTGAAGATCGTCAAGGTCTACCTGGCAATCCGTCGTCGCATCCAGCCGGGTGACAAGATGGCCGGTCGTCACGGTAACAAGGGTGTGGTCTCGGTGATCATGCCGGTCGAAGACATGCCGCATGACGTGCATGGCACGCCGGTCGACATCGTTCTGAACCCGCTGGGCGTACCGTCGCGTATGAACGTCGGTCAGATCCTCGAAACCCACCTGGGCCTCGCGGCCAAAGGGTTGGGCGAGAAGATCAACCGTATGCTCGAAGAGCAACGCAAGGTCGCTGAGCTGCGTAAGTTCCTGCACGAGATCTACAACGAGATCGGCGGTCGCAACGAACAGCTGGACACTTTCTCGGATCAGGAAATTCTGGATCTGGCGAAGAACCTGCGTGGCGGCGTGCCAATGGCGACGCCGGTGTTCGACGGCGCCAAGGAAAGCGAAATCAAGGCCATGCTGAAACTGGCAGATCTGCCAGAAAGCGGTCAGATGCAGCTTATCGACGGGCGTACCGGCAATCAGTTCGAACGTACGACCACTGTTGGTTACATGTACATGCTGAAACTGAACCACCTGGTGGACGACAAGATGCACGCGCGTTCCACGGGTTCCTACAGCCTGGTTACTCAGCAGCCGCTGGGTGGTAAGGCGCAGTTCGGTGGTCAGCGCTTCGGGGAGATGGAGGTCTGGGCTCTGGAAGCTTACGGCGCCGCCTACACCCTGCAGGAAATGTTGACCGTCAAGTCGGACGACGTGAACGGCCGTACCAAGATGTACAAGAACATCGTGGATGGCGATCACCGCATGGAGCCGGGCATGCCCGAGTCCTTCAACGTGTTGATCAAAGAGATCCGTTCGCTCGGTATCGATATCGATCTGGAAACCGAATAA